One Salminus brasiliensis chromosome 5, fSalBra1.hap2, whole genome shotgun sequence DNA segment encodes these proteins:
- the myh14 gene encoding uncharacterized protein myh14 isoform X3, whose protein sequence is MSKSAAGGANDVTRFLSMEAGPSSPTSVFSASSQADWAAKRLVWVPSEKHGFESASVREERGDEVEVELTDSGRKLTLLREELQRMNPPRFSKVEDMADLTCLNEASVLHNLRERYYSGLIYTYSGLFCVVVNPYKNLPIYTESIVEMYRGKKRHEMPPHIYAISEAAYRSMLQDREDQSILCTGESGAGKTENTKKVIQYLAHVASSHKSGTLGRNKDSALQMDGTRSLGRGSSSVNRGELERQLLQANPILEAFGNAKTVKNDNSSRFGKFIRINFDVTGYIVGANIETYLLEKSRAIRQAKDERTFHIFYQLLCGASEAMKGELLLGNADQYRFLCGGSVPVPGQSDAENFTQTMDSMSIMGFTQEECTSMLKVISSVLQFGNISFQKEKNSDQASMPDDTAAQKLCHLLGISVLEFSRAILTPRIKVGREYVQKAQTKEQADFAVEALAKATYERLFRWLVHRINRALDRRQRQGASFIGILDIAGFEIFQLNSFEQLCINYTNEKLQQLFNHTMFILEQEEYQREGIEWNFIDFGLDLQPCIDLIERPAHPPGVLALLDEECWFPRATDRSFVDKLSAEQGSHPKFYRPRQLREEADFSIIHYAGKVDYKADDWLVKNMDPLNDNVASLLHQSSDHFISELWREVDRIVGLDQVASGGLTESSGPVTFGAAGLKTKKGMFRTVGQLYKESLTKLMATLRNTNPNFLRCIIPNHDKRAGKLTPHLVLDQLRCNGVLEGIRICRQGFPNRIPFQEFRQRYEILTPNAIPRTFMDGKQACELMISALELDRNLFRVGQSKVFFRAGVLAHLEEERDLKITDTIIRFQSAARGYLARRAFLKKQQQLSALRVMQRNCAAYLKLRNWQWWRLFTKVKPLLQVTRQDEEIQAREAELQKAKDNLGKVEHEYTELERKHQQLMEEKAVLTDQLQAEAELFAEAEEMRARLASRKQELEDVLGELEGRLEEEEERGVQLTNEKKRMQQHVQDLEEQLEEEEGARQRLLLEKVTLETKVKSLETETLTAGEQRDRLSKEKKQLEERLNEVTDQLTEEEEKVKSLNKLKNKQEAVIADLEERLKREEQGRLEQEKWRRRMESEAAEAQEQLTDLGLLVTELRSSLSNREKEITTLQTRLEEEGARRSEAQRALREAMSQVSELKEEVDNERGMRERAEKQRRDLGEELEALRTELEDTLDTTAAQQELRSRREAELSELQRLVEEDTRRHEAQLSELRVKHSAAIESLQEQLDNAKRSRQSLEKAKAVLEEERLNLTAELKTLQGGKMESERGRKRAEGQLQELTARLAQAEREREEREDRLHKLQLEIETLSSSLSSSDTKSLRLSKEVSSLESQLHDAQELLQDETRQKLALGSRVRALEEEKAALMERLEEEQEKTRELTRQIQNYTQQLADLKRQSEEVSAAVEAGEESRRKLQRELENATQRERAKEEEKERVERQKERLREEIEDMTIALQRERQNCTALEKRQKKFDQSLAEEKAVSARLAEERDRAEAESREKETRFLALSRELQEASEQRDELERTNKQLRLDMEQLVNAQDDVGKNVHELERSRRALEVEAQSLREQTQELEEELSEAENSRLRLEVTLQALRAQFEREISAKEEKGEEKRRALNKQVRELEALLEEEKTQRAQALSVKKQMEAELQEAESQVEAATRGREEALRQLKRLQAQMKEVLRELDETKMARDEVIVQSKDSEKRLQTLEAELLQLTEELAVSDRSRRQAQQERDEMAEEILNTSSGKSALCDEKRRLEARISQLEEELEEEQSNAELLAERQRKTTLQVETLTVQLAGERTLTQKSEGARESLERQNKELKTRLTELEGAVRGKHRMSVAALESKIEAMEEQLEQERQERAMANKLVRKTEKKLKEVVMQVEDERRHADQYREQLDKSMGRLRQLKRQLEEVEEENSRTNAQRRKLQRELEEMGDSMQSMNRELSALRSQLSGTERPRSDKRAPLPLSVRGGRRALVDDLSQENSDSEEPPASPTPSSGLPGTPVPPDSALGPPPPYSLGDTE, encoded by the exons ATGTCCAAGTCGGCAGCCGGCGGTGCTAATGATGTCACCCGCTTCCTTTCCATGGAGGCGGGACCAAGCTCACCCACCTCTGTATTCTCTGCCTCCAGCCAGGCTGACTGGGCGGCCAAAAGGCTAGTTTGGGTTCCCTCTGAGAAACATGGCTTTGAg TCTGCAAGTGTACGCGAGGAGCGAGGTGATGAGGTGGAGGTAGAACTTACAGACAGTGGGCGGAAGCTGACGTTGTTGCGTGAGGAGCTTCAGCGAATGAACCCTCCCCGATTCAGCAAAGTGGAGGACATGGCTGACCTCACCTGCCTTAATGAGGCCTCTGTCCTGCACAACCTGAGAGAGCGCTATTACTCAGGACTGATATAT ACATACTCTGGCCTTTTTTGTGTGGTCGTAAACCCATACAAAAATCTACCCATCTACACAGAGTCCATTGTAGAGATGTATCGTGGCAAAAAGCGCCATGAGATGCCACCACACATCTATGCTATATCAGAGGCAGCCTACCGGAGCATGCTCCAAG ACAGAGAAGACCAATCCATCCTTTGCAC AGGGGAGTCCGGAGCAGGCAAGACAGAGAATACTAAGaaagtgattcagtatctggCACATGTGGCATCATCTCATAAGAGTGGCACTTTGGGCCGTAATAAAGACAGTGCACTCCAG ATGGATGGAACACGCTCTCTAGGTCGTGGCAGTAGTAGTGTAAACAGG GGGGAGCTAGAAAGACAGCTGCTGCAGGCCAACCCTATCCTAGAGGCCTTCGGCAACGCCAAGACAGTCAAAAATGACAATTCCTCACGATTT GGCAAATTTATCCGTATCAATTTTGATGTGACTGGCTATATAGTTGGTGCCAACATTGAGACCT ACCTGCTGGAGAAGTCTCGAGCAATCCGCCAGGCCAAAGATGAGAGAACCTTCCATATCTTTTACCAGTTACTCTGTGGAGCCTCTGAGGCCATGAAGG GTGAGCTTCTTCTGGGCAATGCAGATCAGTACCGCTTTCTGTGTGGGGGTTCAGTTCCTGTTCCAGGACAGAGTGATGCAGAGAACTTCACTCAGACCATGGACTCCATGAGCATCATGGGTTTCACACAAGAAGAATGCACAt ccATGTTGAAGGTGATCTCTTCTGTACTGCAGTTTGGAAACATCTCTTTTCAGAAGGAGAAGAACTCAGACCAGGCCTCTATGCCTGATGACACAGCTGCACAGAAACTCTGCCACCTGCTGGGCATCAGCGTGCTGGAGTTCAGCCGAGCCATTCTTACGCCTCGCATCAAAGTGGGCCGCGAGTATGTACAGAAGGCCCAGACCAAGGaacag GCAGACTTTGCGGTAGAGGCTTTGGCAAAAGCCACCTACGAGCGTCTCTTCCGTTGGCTGGTGCATCGCATCAATCGAGCACTGGACCGCAGACAAAGGCAAGGAGCTTCTTTCATCGGCATCCTGGACATCGCCGGCTTTGAGATCTTCCAA CTGAATTCATTTGAGCAGCTGTGTATAAACTACACCAATGAAAAGCTTCAGCAGCTTTTTAACCACACTATGTTCATACTGGAGCAAGAGGAGTACCAGCGTGAGGGCATTGAGTGGAACTTCATCGACTTTggcctggacctgcagccctgcATTGACCTCATTGAGAGAccg GCGCATCCCCCCGGTGTGCTGGCACTGCTGGATGAAGAGTGTTGGTTTCCACGTGCAACAGATCGATCATTTGTGGACAAACTGTCTGCTGAGCAAGGCTCCCATCCAAAATTCTACCGGCCACGGCAGCTCCGTGAAGAGGCTGATTTCTCCATCATTCACTACGCTGGGAAG GTGGACTATAAGGCAGATGATTGGTTGGTGAAGAATATGGATCCTCTGAATGATAATGTAGCATCGCTTCTACATCAGTCATCTGACCACTTCATATCAGAGCTCTGGAGAGAGG TGGACAGGATTGTGGGACTGGACCAAGTGGCATCTGGAGGGCTTACTGAGAGCAGTGGGCCAGTAACATTTGGAGCAGCAGGactgaagacaaaaaaaggaatgtTCCGGACAGTCGGACAGCTGTACAAAGAGTCACTGACCAAACTAATGGCCACACTGCGGAACACCAACCCCAACTTTCTGCGCTGTATCATTCCCAACCATGACAAGAGG GCAGGAAAATTGACTCCTCATCTAGTCTTGGATCAGCTAAGGTGTAATGGAGTTCTGGAGGGAATCAGAATCTGCAGACAGGGCTTCCCCAACCGCATCCCCTTCCAGGAGTTCAgacaaag GTATGAGATTCTGACTCCAAATGCTATACCCCGCACCTTCATGGATGGGAAGCAGGCCTGTGAGCTCATG ATCAGTGCTCTGGAGCTGGACCGAAACCTCTTCCGGGTCGGTCAGAGTAAGGTATTTTTCCGTGCTGGAGTGTTGGCACACctggaagaggagagagaccTGAAGATCACTGACACCATCATTCGCTTCCAAAGTGCTGCCCGAGGATACCTTGCCAGGAG AGCATTTCtaaagaagcagcagcagctaagtGCGCTTCGGGTGATGCAGAGAAACTGTGCTGCTTATCTGAAGCTGCGCAACTGGCAGTGGTGGAGACTCTTTACCAAG GTGAAGCCACTGTTGCAGGTAACCCGACAGGATGAGGAAATTCAAGCCCGGGAAGCAGAACTTCAGAAAGCCAAAGACAATCTGGGCAAAGTAGAGCATGAATATACTGAACTAGAGAGAAAACACCAACAG CTGATGGAGGAGAAGGCCGTGCTTACAGACCAGCTGCAGGCAGAGGCTGAGTTATTCGCTGAGGCAGAGGAGATGAGAGCACGATTGGCCAGCCGTAAGCAGGAGCTGGAAGATGTGCTTGGGGAGCTTGAGGGCCgattggaggaagaagaagagagaggtgTGCAATTAACCAATGAGAAGAAGCGAATGCAGCAGCATGTACAG gATTTAGAAGAGCagttggaggaggaggagggggcacGGCAGAGGCTCCTGCTGGAGAAGGTTACCTTGGAAACCAAAGTGAAGAGTCTGGAGACGGAGACCCTGACTgcaggagagcagagagacagactgagcaAG GAGAAGAAGCAGTTGGAGGAAAGATTAAATGAGGTGACAGACCAGCTGactgaagaagaggagaaggtGAAGAGTCTCAACAAGCTCAAGAACAAACAGGAAGCTGTCATTGCTGACTTAGAAG AGCGTCTGAAGCGAGAGGAGCAGGGCCGGCTGGagcaggagaaatggaggaGGCGCATGGAGAGCGAGGCAGCAGAGGCCCAGGAGCAGCTGACTGATCTAGGTCTGCTAGTGACGGAGCTTCGCAGCAGCCTGtccaacagagagaaagagatcaCCACACTACAGACAcg GTTGGAGGAGGAGGGCGCTCGGCGTTCAGAGGCTCAGCGAGCTCTGAGGGAGGCCATGTCTCAGGTGTCAGAACTGAAGGAGGAGGTAGACAACGAACgaggaatgagagagagggcTGAGAAGCAGAGGAGGGATCTGGGTGAAGAGTTAGAAGCCCTCAGGACTGAACTGGAGGACACACTGGACACCACGGCCGCCCAACAAGAGCTcag gtCTCGACGTGAGGCTGAGTTGTCAGAGCTCCAGAGACTGGTTGAGGAGGACACTCGGCGTCATGAAGCCCAGCTCTCAGAACTCAGAGTCAAGCATAGTGCTGCTATTGAGTCCCTACAGGAGCAGTTGGACAATGCCAAGAGG TCTCGTCAGTCCTTGGAAAAGGCGAAGGCCGTACTGGAAGAGGAACGTCTCAATCTGACGGCTGAGCTGAAGACCTTGCAGGGGGGGAAgatggagagcgagagaggcaggAAGAGAGCAGAGGGACAGCTCCAGGAACTCACTGCTCGCCTGGCCCAGgctgagagggagagggaggagagggaagACAGGCTTCACAAACTCCAG TTGGAGATAGAGACTCTTTCCAGCTCACTTTCCTCATCTGATACCAAATCCCTTCGTTTGAGCAAAGAGGTCAGCAGCCTGGAGAGCCAGCTACATGATGCTCAG GAGCTCTTGCAGGATGAGACCCGTCAGAAACTGGCGCTGGGGTCTCGTGTGCGGGCTCTGGAAGAGGAGAAAGCGGCTCTGATGGAGAgactggaggaggagcaggaaaAGACCAGGGAGCTTACGCGCCAGATCCAAAATTATACGCAACAG CTTGCTGATCTAAAGAGGCAGTCTGAAGAAGTGAGTGCAGCAGTGGAGGCAGGAgaagagagcaggaggaaactaCAGAGGGAGCTGGAGAATGCCACACAAAGGGAAAGAGccaaagaggaggagaaagaacgAGTAGAGCGTCAGAAGGAGCGTCTGAGAGAAGAGATTGAAGACATGACCATCGCCTtgcagagggagagacagaactGTACCGCACTGgaaaagagacagaagaaaTTTGATcag TCTTTGGCAGAGGAGAAGGCAGTGAGTGCCCGACTGGCTGAAGAGCGAGACCGAGCAGAGGCGGAGAGCCGGGAGAAAGAGACTCGCTTCTTAGCTCTGTCTCGAGAGTTACAGGAAGCATCCGAGCAGCGTGACGAGCTAGAGAGAACCAATAAACAGCTTCGCCTTGACATGGAGCAGCTAGTCAACGCCCAGGACGACGTTGGCAAGAAC GTGCATGAATTGGAGCGCTCTCGGCGGGCTCTGGAAGTGGAAGCGCAGTCTCTTCGGGAGCAGAcacaggagctggaggaggagctgtctGAGGCTGAGAACTCCCGGCTGAGACTGGAGGTCACACTGCAGGCCCTTCGTGCCCAGTTTGAACGTGAGATCAGTGCCAAggaagagaaaggagaggaaaagagaagggCCCTCAACAAACAG GTCCGTGAGCTAGAAGCTCTCTTGGAAGAGGAGAAGACTCAGAGAGCTCAAGCACTATCTGTCAAGAAGCAAATGGAGGCGGAGCTCCAGGAGGCAGAATCTCAGGTGGAGGCAGCCACTCGTGGTAGAGAGGAGGCACTCCGGCAGCTGAAGCGACTCCAG GCTCAGATGAAGGAGGTGTTGCGGGAGTTGGACGAGACCAAGATGGCTCGAGATGAAGTCATCGTCCAATCAAAGGACAGCGAAAAGCGCCTGCAGACCCTAGAGGCGGAGCTACTGCAGCTAACAGAG GAGCTGGCGGTGTCAGACAGGTCGAGGAGACAGGCTCAGCAGGAGCGAGACGAAATGGCTGAAGAGATTCTCAACACCAGCAGCGGGAA GTCAGCTCTATGTGATGAAAAAAGGCGTCTGGAGGCCAGGATTAGTCAGCTGGAGGAGGAACTGGAAGAGGAGCAGAGCAATGCTGAGCTGCTGgctgagagacagaggaagaccACGCTGCAG GTGGAGACTCTGACAGTGCAGCTGGCCGGAGAGAGGACCTTGACCCAGAAGAGTGAGGGGGCACGAGAGAGCCTTGAGAGGCAGAACAAGGAGCTGAAGACCAGGCTGACTGAGTTAGAAGGAGCTGTGAGAGGAAAACACCGCATGAGTGTTGCTGCTCTGGAGTCCAAAATTGAAGCCATGGAGGAGCAACTGGAGCAAGAGCGACA GGAGCGTGCAATGGCCAACAAGCTGGTGCGGAAAACAGAGAAGAAACTGAAAGAAGTGGTGATGCAGGTAGAGGATGAGAGGAGACACGCAGACCAGTACAGAGAGCAG CTGGACAAGTCGATGGGCCGTCTGCGGCAGCTGAAGAGGCagctggaggaggtggaggaggagaactCGCGCACAAACGCCCAGCGCAGGAAACTACAGCGTGAGCTGGAGGAAATGGGTGATAGCATGCAGAGTATGAACCGTGAGCTAAGCGCTCTGCGCTCCCAACTCAG CGGCACAGAGCGACCCAGATCCGACAA GCGTGCTCCACTCCCTCTCTCAGTACGTGGAGGACGGAGGGCTTTAGTGGATGACCTCTCTCAGGAGAATTCTGACTCTGAAGAACCTCCCGCCTCCCCTACGCCCTCCAGTGGCCTCCCTGGTACCCCTGTGCCCCCCGACAGTGCACTAGGGCCACCTCCCCCTTACAGCCTTGGGGATACAGAGTAA